In Cygnus olor isolate bCygOlo1 chromosome 34 unlocalized genomic scaffold, bCygOlo1.pri.v2 SUPER_34A, whole genome shotgun sequence, one DNA window encodes the following:
- the LOC121062873 gene encoding olfactory receptor 14C36-like, which produces MAYERYVAICKPLHYGTLLGSRACAQMAAAAWGSGFLNALLHTASTFSLPLCQGNAVDQFFCEIPHILKLSCSDAYLREVGLTAISFRLGIGCFVFIVLSYVQIFRVVLRMPSEQGRHKAFSMCFLHLTVDSLFVSTAMFSYLKPPSISSPSRDLVVAFLYSVVPPAVNPLIYSMRNMELNHALKNLFQLSSSSNYLMLCC; this is translated from the coding sequence ATGGCCTACGAGcgctacgttgccatctgcaagcccctgcactacgggacCCTCCTGGGCAGtagagcttgtgcccagatggcagcagctgcctggggcagtggctttctcaatgctCTGCTGCACACGGCCAgcacattttccctgcccctctgccaaggcaatgctgtggaccagttcttctgtgaaatcccccacatcctcaagctctcctgctcagatgcctacctcagggaagttgGGCTTACTGCAATCAGCTTCCGTTTAGGTattggttgttttgttttcattgtgttatcctatgtgcagatcttcagggtGGTTctgaggatgccctctgagcagggccggcacaaagccttttctaTGTGCTTCCTTCACTTGACTGTGGATTCCCTGTTTGTCAGCACTGCCATGTTTtcctacctgaagcccccctccattTCTTCCCCATCCAGGGACCTGGTGGTGGCATTTCTGTACTcagtggtgcctccagcagtgaaccccctcatctacagcatgaggaacatGGAGCTCAACCATGCACTGAAGAATCTATTTCAATTGTCTTCTAGCAGCAATTACCtgatgctctgctgctga